In a single window of the Polyangia bacterium genome:
- a CDS encoding response regulator transcription factor: MRVLLIEDYLPLVKSVSQGLREAGYAVDTATDGEMGLECAEAQGYDAVILDLMLPKVDGLIVLKRLRTRKNAIPVLILTARDAIDDRVKGLDLGADDYLAKPFAFQELLARVRAIIRRRYQSSDSTIRVGNLEIDQSARTVRREGAPIVLSAREYALLEYLAARRGQVASRAEIWDHVYDFASEPSSNVVDVYIGYLRKKIEQGEGPKLIHTRRGQGYVLGESE, from the coding sequence ATGCGCGTCCTTCTGATCGAGGACTACCTGCCGCTGGTCAAGTCTGTCAGCCAGGGCTTGCGGGAGGCAGGGTACGCGGTCGACACCGCCACGGACGGGGAGATGGGCCTCGAATGTGCCGAGGCCCAGGGCTACGACGCCGTCATTCTCGACCTCATGCTTCCGAAGGTGGACGGGCTGATTGTTCTCAAGCGGCTCCGCACGAGGAAGAACGCCATTCCGGTGCTGATCTTGACCGCTCGCGATGCGATCGATGACCGGGTCAAGGGCCTCGACCTCGGCGCCGATGACTATCTGGCGAAGCCCTTCGCGTTCCAGGAGCTCCTCGCTCGAGTCCGCGCCATCATTCGTCGTCGCTACCAGTCTTCCGACAGCACGATCCGCGTCGGCAACCTCGAGATCGACCAATCGGCACGCACCGTCCGGCGCGAAGGGGCGCCGATCGTTCTATCCGCCCGGGAGTATGCGCTCCTCGAGTACCTCGCCGCGCGGCGGGGACAGGTCGCCAGCCGGGCCGAAATCTGGGACCACGTCTATGACTTCGCCTCCGAACCCTCTAGCAATGTGGTCGACGTCTATATCGGCTACCTGCGCAAGAAGATCGAGCAGGGCGAGGGACCCAAGCTCATCCACACCCGGCGCGGACAAGGGTACGTGCTCGGAGAGAGCGAGTGA